From the Cryptosporidium parvum Iowa II chromosome 2, whole genome shotgun sequence genome, one window contains:
- a CDS encoding DNA replication licensing factor MCM2 like AAA+ ATpase, which yields MSSNYRVHDDDESSQNSHDGNNSSSNGIANILLTQDPSDYSEAEEVAVDEVVYEEEIANESEEELGEDLYGDNFMNDYNKNPELDKYDPEMLDDTHYEDDIEAKRRADLALDRMKSEKSQGKQTEIHHKYGISTFNADDGDEGEIEKRRKRREAFREMADEAARGGAIVDINELIQDLPLAEQSEWSEHVENIIRRLFKVFLQDFKLSSMYKTISNGDNKLEGRNISFEDLYYIKKIEEMVQEEKTSLYVDVKHIFTFCYKLWDYLNLYPTPVIECFNQCAYEVVTSMYHSLYSGKSIMVRLIGLDYIDQLRDLRVEWLNQLIRVSGIITRRTDILTKFKSLYMECVKCGCDNLGPYEDNPLFESGSLSESNSIMKNIGKCTDCQSKGPFVINREKTIYENYQKLTIQESPGSVPAGRVPRSREIIVSGDLVDYACPGEEIIVTGIYRTFRDQKLNIKSGFPILGTQILCNNIEKKHDALRKDDLTDEDYKKIKELSRDPDIKEKIVSSIAPSIYGHNHIKTAIACSLFSGVRKQVEGKHHHIRGDINVLIVGDPGLAKSQFLKYVEKSFDRTIYTSGKGASAVGLTASVRRDPISGEWTLEGGALVLADEGICLIDEFDKMSDKDRVSIHEAMEQQSISISKAGIVTTLRARCSIIAAANPIFGKYDSSLTFKDNVDLTDPIISRFDVLAVLKDEVHPMKDELLANFVVQSHMNSQEMYGSSGLDQDDQEKKFSSGLSDTSQNCDQRFAPIDQKLLCKYIRYARKYCKPQIRSVDKEKIITFYSRIRQEAQQTGGISMTVRHIESIIRLAEAQAKMRLSPVVSNKDVDGAIGMVLESFIQSQKYAVAQRLSKIFSRYKALSSGFVDVLENLLLQLFSDKIQKIKLRNWDEEQMNTIVEEVDNLTVNLDEFIAIAEKIKLSHNVTLSYLKSSSFLKHYLISETTDSMGNNIKIICKRSYTDQDSQSQLSM from the coding sequence ATGAGTAGCAACTATAGAGTTCATGATGACGATGAGTCGTCACAGAATTCACATGATGgaaataattcttcaagCAATGGCATTGCAAACATTTTATTAACACAAGATCCTAGTGACTACAGTGAGGCAGAAGAGGTAGCGGTTGATGAAGTAGTGTATGAGGAAGAGATTGCAAATGAGTCAGAGGAGGAGCTTGGAGAAGATTTGTATGGAGACAACTTCATGAATGATTATAATAAGAACCCTGAATTAGATAAATATGACCCTGAGATGTTGGATGATACTCACTATGAAGATGATATTGAGGCAAAAAGAAGAGCAGATTTAGCTCTTGATAGAATGAAATCTGAGAAATCCCAGGGAAAGCAGACGGAAATTCACCACAAATATGGAATTTCCACATTTAATGCAGATGATGGCGATGAAGGTGAGATTGAAAAGAGAAGGAAACGTAGAGAAGCCTTTAGAGAGATGGCAGACGAGGCAGCCAGAGGAGGCGCCATTgttgatattaatgaacTAATTCAAGATTTGCCATTGGCTGAGCAGTCTGAATGGAGTGAGCATGTAGAAAATATCATTCGACGTCTATTTAAGGTATTTCTACAAGACTTCAAACTCTCCTCAATGTACAAAACTATTTCAAATGGTGATAACAAATTAGAAGGCAGAAATATCTCTTTTGAAGATCtctattatattaaaaaaatcgAAGAAATGGtacaagaagaaaaaacCAGCTTGTATGTGGATGTTAAGCacatttttactttttgtTACAAACTCTGGGACTATTTGAACCTTTATCCTACTCCAGTAATTGAATGTTTTAACCAATGTGCATATGAGGTCGTAACATCTATGTACCATAGTTTATATTCTGGAAAGTCCATTATGGTAAGATTGATTGGTCTAGACTATATTGATCAACTCAGAGATTTAAGAGTAGAATGGTTAAACCAGTTAATCAGGGTTTCTGGAATTATTACTAGGAGAACTGACATTTTGACTAAGTTTAAATCTCTATATATGGAATGTGTAAAGTGTGGCTGCGATAATTTAGGGCCTTATGAAGACAATCCATTGTTTGAAAGTGGATCTTTGAGCGAAAGCAATTcaataatgaagaatattGGAAAATGTACCGATTGCCAGAGCAAGGGACCCTTTGTAATTAACAGAGAAAAGACAATTTACGAAAACTATCAAAAGCTTACTATTCAAGAATCCCCTGGTAGTGTTCCAGCTGGAAGAGTTCCGAGGTCCAGAGAAATCATTGTTAGTGGAGACTTAGTAGATTATGCCTGTCCAGgtgaagaaattattgttaCTGGAATTTACAGAACATTTAGGGACCAAAAGTTAAACATCAAATCTGGATTCCCAATTTTGGGAACCCAAATACTCTGCAATAATATTGAGAAGAAGCATGATGCGCTTAGAAAAGATGATCTCACTGATGAGGActacaaaaaaattaaagagttATCCAGAGATCCTGATATAAAAGAGAAGATTGTTTCATCAATTGCACCATCAATTTATGGCCACAATCACATTAAGACAGCCATTGCTtgttcattattttctggGGTTAGAAAGCAAGTGGAAGGTAAACACCACCATATTAGAGGTGATATTAATGTCTTAATTGTTGGTGATCCTGGGCTTGCAAAGAGTCAGTTCCTCAAATATGTAGAAAAGAGTTTTGACAGAACAATTTACACATCAGGTAAAGGAGCATCAGCTGTTGGGTTGACTGCTTCAGTTAGAAGAGATCCTATTTCTGGTGAGTGGACACTCGAAGGAGGTGCATTAGTTCTTGCTGATGAAGGTATCTGTTTGATTGATGAGTTTGACAAAATGAGCGATAAAGATAGAGTTTCTATTCACGAAGCAATGGAACAACAGagtatttcaatttcaaaggCAGGAATTGTGACAACACTACGTGCAAGGTGCAGTATTATTGCAGCAGCAAACCCAATATTTGGCAAATATGACTCCAGCTTGACATTTAAGGATAATGTAGATTTGACAGATCCTATTATTTCTCGTTTTGATGTTTTAGCGGTTTTGAAGGACGAGGTTCATCCAATGAAAGACGAATTATTGGCGAATTTCGTGGTTCAGTCTCACATGAATAGTCAGGAAATGTATGGAAGTAGTGGCTTGGACCAGGATGATCAAGAGAAGAAGTTTTCTTCTGGTCTAAGCGATACAAGCCAAAATTGTGATCAGAGATTTGCACCAATCGACCAAAAGCTACTCTGCAAATATATTAGATACGCAAGGAAATACTGTAAACCACAGATTAGAAGCgttgataaagaaaagattatAACATTCTACTCGAGAATTAGACAAGAGGCTCAGCAAACCGGAGGCATTTCAATGACTGTAAGACATATAGAGAGTATTATTCGTCTTGCAGAGGCTCAAGCAAAAATGAGACTGAGTCCAGTCGTATCAAATAAGGATGTTGATGGAGCGATTGGTATGGTGCTCGAATCATTCATTCAGAGTCAAAAGTATGCAGTAGCTCAGAGACTTTCAAAGATCTTCTCTAGATATAAGGCATTGAGCAGTGGATTTGTGGATGTGCTGGAAAATCTCTTATTACAATTATTCTCAGATAAGATTCAAAAGATTAAGCTCAGAAATTGGGATGAGGAGCAGATGAATACTATTGTGGAAGAAGTTGACAATCTGACCGTAAATCTGGATGAGTTTATAGCAATAGCAGAGAAAATCAAACTTTCTCATAATGTGACATTATCGTATTTAAAATCATCCTCATTCTTAAAGCACTACTTAATATCAGAAACTACTGACTCAATGggaaataatatcaaaataatttgtaaAAGAAGTTACACGGATCAAGACTCTCAGAGTCAACTTTCTATGTAG
- a CDS encoding silencer-associated factor, whose protein sequence is MTRKENINPFIKALNKYPNSVVISLCKIPIVNYSGNLLGRATWNVINIFSKYKRVSFLKEVLGVYHIKIFMADDNIIITSANLNSEYLLNKQDRYIMITGAKEICDYFEQSLDLISEYSHRVLSEGEIQKPKKLHFNELKRDLMELSSDADFHDKIASTIKKKLNNEDASDDCVLASYFQCSPINIKAEEQIITNISQLCDKKNTDIFLIAPYLNLPKYFISLLKNRERSVNIVSGVPITKCDKMIKKHNKPSLERIRTLVLPKLYTYINYLFINQLRTQGNGIINYFEYKKPNWSFHFKGIYFFRNISKSNPCGSNMQNQGQIMATTFGSSNYNYRSTNKDFECSFVLIPNQNKILEKSLNNELTNIMNTSVKQCAPKITWRRLLILKVVKIFQEYL, encoded by the coding sequence ATGacaagaaaagaaaatattaaccCATTTATTAAGGCACTCAATAAATATCCAAACTCAGTAGTAATTTCACTCTGCAAAATTCCAATAGTTAATTATTCAGGTAATTTACTTGGACGAGCTACATGGAACgtgataaatattttttcaaaatacaAGAGAGTATCGTTTCTAAAGGAGGTGCTTGGAGTATACCacataaaaatatttatggCAGATGACAACATAATTATCACCAGTGcaaatttgaattctgAGTACCTTTTAAATAAACAAGATAGATACATAATGATTACAGGTGCAAAGGAAATATGCGACTATTTCGAACAATCATTAGATTTAATATCAGAATACTCGCATAGAGTTTTGTCTGAGGGAGAAATACAAAAACCTAAAAAACTCCATTTTAACGAATTAAAAAGAGATTTAATGGAGTTAAGTAGTGATGCAGACTTTCATGATAAAATAGCATCCACAATTAAGAAAAAGTTGAACAATGAAGATGCTTCTGATGATTGTGTACTGGCATCTTATTTTCAATGTTCTCCAATAAATATCAAAGCTGAAGAGCAAATcattacaaatatttccCAACTTTGCGATAAAAAAAACACAGATATTTTTCTGATCGCTCCTTACCTAAATCTTCCCAAATACTTTATCTCACTGCTTAAAAATAGAGAGAGATCAGTAAATATAGTATCTGGAGTTCCTATCACGAAATGTGATAAAATGATTAAGAAACACAATAAACCGTCATTGGAAAGAATCAGAACTCTAGTTCTTCCAAAACTATACACTTACATAAATTACTTATTTATAAATCAGCTTAGGACGCAAGGAAatggaattattaattatttcgAATATAAAAAGCCAAATTGGTCATTCCATTTTAAAggtatttatttttttagaaatattagCAAATCTAACCCTTGTGGCTCGAATATGCAAAATCAAGGGCAAATCATGGCTACTACATTTGGAAGTTCTAACTACAATTATAGAAGTACTAATAAGGATTTTGAGTGTTCATTTGTCCTAATACccaatcaaaataaaattcttgaaaaatctttaaataatgaattgaCAAATATAATGAACACATCTGTAAAACAATGCGCGCCAAAAATCACTTGGAGAcgtttattaattttgaaagtagtcaaaatatttcaagaatATTTGTAG
- a CDS encoding molybdopterin synthase sulphurylase, translated as MEIIDQNWATFGFYFLSVVICTLSTIVFFLWKSDGEVNTKKDIFETINSPSLSEENVIRYSRQIALKEVGVSGQVKLKNAKVLVIGAGGLGSPILLYLTGAGIGVIGVVDHDTVSTSNLHRQIIHSTDKNHMSKSISAKQSCNSLNPNTRIITYQEALSIDLVKEIFPLYDVIVDATDNCRSRYLINDAAVYYKKPVVSGAALKWQGHVTVYNYSNGPCYRCIAPREDNGKVDGTPGGAEIFGVLGMMVGVIGCLQSTEVIKVILNDFGKGDNSGIDSSNHLPVLSGKMLFYNSLSNEHMVRLVRIRDKNSECKTCGSNPIPFFKAGIDSYKVFKGMEMAKDSFYPIPSSNILSSDNFEEKMNLARKSNIDIKIFDVRPKNLYDISHIKGSKNVLEDDVIKGLASLGVHTNSKTGEIINWPKDKNDQIKQFLVEYFQINENCIILVLCLNGVRSYYISTVIQQCFDKLNMKVSNYYLNGGISSIRSKLLKNFPNL; from the coding sequence ATGGAAATTATTGATCAAAACTGGGCCACTTTTGGATTTTACTTTTTATCAGTTGTAATATGCACCCTTTCAACTATAGTATTTTTCCTTTGGAAATCTGATGGTGAAGTAAAcacaaaaaaagatatttttgaGACAATTAACTCTCCTTCTCTATCCGAAGAAAATGTTATTAGATATTCCAGACAAATTGCACTTAAAGAAGTTGGAGTATCTGGCCAagtaaaattaaagaatgcAAAGGTATTAGTAATTGGTGCTGGCGGATTAGGTAGCCCAATTTTGCTTTATCTTACTGGAGCTGGAATTGGAGTTATTGGAGTTGTTGATCATGATACAGTTTCAACTAGTAATTTACATCGCCAAATTATTCATTCCACAGATAAAAACCATATGAGCAAATCAATTAGTGCTAAACAATCATGTAATTCTCTTAATCCAAATACCCGAATTATCACATATCAAGAGGCTCTATCTATTGATCTAGTTAAGGAAATATTTCCACTCTATGATGTAATTGTAGATGCTACTGATAATTGTAGAAGTAGATATTTAATCAATGATGCAGCagtatattataaaaagcCTGTAGTTTCTGGAGCCGCACTGAAATGGCAGGGCCACGTCACTGTATATAACTATTCTAACGGCCCATGTTACAGATGTATTGCACCTAGAGAAGATAATGGAAAGGTTGATGGTACTCCTGGAGGTGCAGAAATTTTTGGTGTATTAGGAATGATGGTTGGCGTTATTGGCTGTTTACAATCTACTGAAGTCATTAAAGTAATACTTAATGACTTTGGAAAGGGTGATAATAGTGGAATTGACTCTTCTAATCACCTTCCTGTTTTATCTGGGAAAATGCTCTTTTATAACTCATTAAGTAATGAACATATGGTACGACTTGTTAGAATTAGAGATAAAAATAGCGAATGTAAAACATGTGGTAGTAATCCTATCCCATTCTTTAAGGCTGGAATTGATAGCTATAAAGTATTTAAGGGAATGGAAATGGCTAAAGACTCGTTCTACCCAATTCCAAGCTCAAATATTCTGAGCTCCgataattttgaagaaaaaatgaatctTGCAAGAAAATCAAACATTGATATCAAAATCTTTGACGTAAGACCAAAGAATCTTTATGATATTTCACATATTAAAGGCTCCAAGAATGTATTAGAGGACGACGTCATTAAGGGCCTTGCAAGCTTAGGCGTCCATACTAACTCTAAGACCGGTGAGATTATTAACTGGCCAAAGGataaaaatgatcaaaTCAAACAATTCTTGGTTGAATACtttcaaattaatgaaaactGTATTATTTTAGTACTCTGCTTAAATGGGGTTAGATCTTACTATATTTCTACAGTTATTCAGCAATGCTTTGATAAACTAAATATGAAAGTATCAAACTACTACCTGAATGGAGGAATTTCATCTATTAGAAGCAAATTACTCAAAAATTTCCCAAATTTATAG
- a CDS encoding syntaxin, SMART syntaxin+tSNARE+transmembrane domain or GPI anchor at C-terminus, translating into MIDLLYDLRKYAVAKHPEFSAAISNAEKGVAQVGVDQGVNEQNGNSKNDEEMSSYYSEIRSIGVSLGYINKMIDGIRINKQRALLTTSSSKDEEISENLAKILDETHEKTLELKNNIEYLRIQNENLKKKASKKEATEIMIRENLLQTISKRFRETIYEFQSVQSEYKTEMRNKIFRQIKIVYPDATQSAIESIAEEEGKITTTQLIKMKLSGSHETIGNAITELQDRYRDIRKLEKSVEELQQLFIELASLINEQGEMLDHIEFSVSTAKDYTEKADIELISARKYQKKTQKKMLWIILCIFILILVVLLPIIIGFTIESS; encoded by the coding sequence ATGATTGACCTACTCTATGATCTTAGGAAATATGCAGTTGCAAAACACCCAGAATTCTCTGCTGCAATTAGCAATGCTGAAAAGGGTGTTGCTCAAGTAGGTGTGGACCAAGGCGTAAATGAGCAAAATGGCAACTCAAAAAACGATGAAGAAATGTCCAGTTATTACAGTGAGATTCGCTCGATTGGAGTTTCTCTTGGTTATATAAATAAGATGATTGATGGAATTAGGATTAATAAACAACGTGCATTGCTAACTACGAGTTCAAGCAAGGACGAGGAAATATCTGAAAATTTAGCTAAGATTCTGGATGAGACTCATGAAAAGACTCTGGAGCTAAAGAATAATATAGAATATTTGAGGATCCAAAATGAAAATCTTAAAAAGAAGGCAAGCAAGAAAGAAGCTACTGAAATTATGATTAGAGAGAACTTACTCCAAActatttcaaaaagattTAGGGAAACTATATATGAGTTTCAGTCCGTGCAATCCGAGTACAAAACTGAGATGAGAAATAAAATCTTTAGGCAAATCAAAATTGTTTATCCAGATGCAACGCAAAGTGCTATTGAGTCCATTGCAGAAGAAGAAGGTAAGATAACTACAACGCaactaataaaaatgaaattgagTGGATCACATGAAACTATTGGAAATGCAATAACTGAATTACAAGATAGATATAGAGATATTAGAAAGCTTGAGAAAAGTGTTGAAGAGCTTCAGCAactatttattgaattagCATCATTGATTAACGAGCAGGGTGAAATGTTGGATCATATTGAATTTTCCGTTTCAACTGCAAAAGATTACACTGAAAAGGCagatattgaattaatttccGCCAGAAAGTATCAAAAGAAAACTCAGAAAAAGATGCTTTGGATTATTTTGTGTATATTTATACTAATTCTCGTAGTATTACTGCCTATAATTATTGGATTCACAATTGAAAGTAGCTAG
- a CDS encoding HSPC021/HSPC025 family protein (transcripts identified by EST), with the protein MSFQIVPDQLEEVEEDVNTAIAVAVSTSRNALLEIGINEEEEETPMSQNANIESQLQTQQSYNSETSFPDEVQSFLINLNDSISRRDVDRIRYFNENLHNNLTFKYYMKSRWPNPSVVENLIDSFNNYSELTKLLYIEQYYRHIFAKFPNHVKWIDRVSSWKNYIALFNHLLFRGHSSTESQSSQIPNSLKEYFESNNLSTNFDREDEICLPPEMIHGIIDEFLYQFQDTCRYRTRVAHVISMSEQGQNDGRAAKVDQDVWRCDIIFQIFQSFVDLSEVRLLMSADSTASQQEHLQVLNSVESFPIRYQLGYFSILGLLRLHALLGSYYIAIEVSNGIDHQIFRPLLWKVQTAYVSYLYYLGFSYMMLQRYIDAIRIFQQSTVSFASNAMNSNNSSAHSSPYQHDAIGKFIDRMSWLMLFCQLLSYGNSSNFNRMEESLSHQNDRKSSPSFSPLGSDTSNWKEMLSKVSPRFISPSVPLITPRDHILKADQNEPQQRQMQTFSPLMHLYELNSMIRSFTKLYNNLNVDTLASLMHIAKKNGNLKSREVIKSRNSGSDSQANEISSTPSTTTDDFEVQEPSSIARSQIIAIKSRSGRQKIWKSGDLHSGELVQLNGDVDLLLDLDTIHIIEGKQVDKFFGDIFAKQILKARNLLRHIDSLTSKNLDSSSKKEKA; encoded by the coding sequence atgtCCTTTCAAATTGTTCCAGATCAGTTAGAGGAGGTAGAAGAAGACGTAAATACTGCAATTGCAGTTGCCGTGTCAACCAGTAGAAATGCACTCTTGGAAATCGGCATTAAtgaagaggaggaagaaaCTCCAATGTCTCAAAACGCTAATATAGAAAGTCAGCTTCAAACTCAACAGAGTTACAATTCAGAGACGTCATTTCCAGATGAAGTGCAATCTTTCTTAATTAATCTAAATGATTCTATTTCACGTCGTGATGTTGATAGAATTCGATactttaatgaaaatttacATAATAATCTAACCTTTAAGTATTATATGAAATCTCGATGGCCAAACCCATCAGTGGtggaaaatttaattgataGCTTCAACAATTATTCGGAGCTGACCAAACTCTTGTATATTGAGCAATATTATCGTCACATATTTGCTAAATTCCCCAACCATGTTAAATGGATAGATAGAGTCTCATCATGGAAAAACTATATTGCATTGTTtaatcatttattatttaggGGGCATTCAAGCACTGAATCACAAAGTTCACAGATTCCAAATTCTCTTAAGGAGTATTTTGAAAGTAACAATTTAAGTACAAATTTTGATCGAGAAGACGAAATATGTCTACCTCCAGAAATGATTCATGGCATTATTGATGAGTTTTTGTATCAATTCCAGGACACATGTAGATACAGAACTAGGGTAGCGCATGTAATTTCAATGAGCGAACAAGGTCAAAATGACGGAAGAGCTGCCAAGGTGGACCAAGATGTTTGGAGATGtgatattattttccaaatattcCAGTCATTTGTTGATTTAAGTGAAGTAAGACTGCTAATGAGTGCAGATAGTACAGCTTCTCAACAGGAACATTTACAAGTTCTAAACTCTGTTGAATCATTCCCTATTAGATATCAACTTGGTTACTTCTCAATTCTCGGGTTATTAAGGTTACATGCATTACTTGGAAGCTACTACATTGCAATTGAGGTTTCAAATGGAATTGATCACCAGATTTTCCGCCCATTATTATGGAAGGTGCAAACTGCTTATGTATCTTATTTGTATTACTTAGGATTTTCTTACATGATGTTACAAAGATACATCGACGCAATCCGTATATTCCAACAGAGTACCGTCAGTTTTGCATCGAATGCAAtgaattctaataattcttcTGCTCACTCTTCTCCATACCAACACGATGCCATAGGAAAGTTTATCGATAGAATGTCATGGCTGATGCTCTTCTGTCAACTTCTTTCTTATGGAAATAGCTCCAACTTTAATAGGATGGAGGAATCTTTATCACATCAGAATGATAGAAAGTCATCACCCTCATTTTCCCCACTGGGATCTGACACTTCAAACTGGAAGGAAATGCTATCTAAGGTATCTCCAAGATTTATATCCCCAAGTGTGCCTTTAATAACTCCAAGAGATCATATTTTAAAGGCTGATCAGAATGAACCTCAACAAAGGCAGATGCAGACATTCTCACCCCTGATGCACCTTTATGAATTGAATTCTATGATTAGGTCTTTCACAAAGCTTtacaataatttgaatgTTGATACTTTGGCAAGTTTAATGCATATTGCAAAGAAAAACGGTAATCTGAAATCTCGCGAGGTAATTAAGTCTCGTAATAGTGGATCTGACTCTCAAGCCAATGAAATATCTAGCACGCCTTCAACTACTACTGATGATTTTGAGGTACAGGAACCATCAAGTATCGCGAGATCTCAAATAATTGCAATTAAAAGTAGATCTGGACGTCAGAAGATTTGGAAATCAGGAGATTTACATTCTGGTGAGCTGGTTCAATTAAATGGTGATGTAGACTTACTTTTAGATCTAGACACAATACACATTATTGAAGGGAAGCAGGTTGATAAATTCTTTGGGGATATTTTTGCAAAGCAAATTCTTAAGGCTAGAAACTTACTTAGGCATATTGACTCATTGACAAGCAAAAATTTAGACTCATCTTCAAAGAAGGAGAAGGCCTAA
- a CDS encoding zinc finger protein (2x zf-ZPR1 domain), with the protein MGGNSEYSRDDDTGLTIIQSLCMNCHKEGETKLLLTSIPQFRDVILMSFECPHCGFKNNEIQSGGVLQDKGECIELVVTNVSDLDRQIVKSEFATISILEQELDIPPSTQKGVISTIEGIITKTIQGLSLNQEARIAQDQEVGGKIEKIINNLKGYLEGKGLPFTIKLDDPSGNSFIQNPIAPLVDHNMKRKLYDRTKEQLEEMGYYGVQNLKDDESQRISTYQPKKDNSNVTFSKGADIPEHLIPHYIDLNKSIEDQGELGSNEDRIKFDVPCPNCGNNGESDVCEIDIPGFRRCLIMAFVCNFCGIKTNELKPSGAYGELAKKWILTVESELDLNRDILKSDTASIEIPEIELEMGMGSLGSLFTTVEGMIVKITDSLKDCFTFQGDSATSEQKKGFQRVIEKLENLLEKKEKFTLIIDDAADHSFIGKRIVNGQFVQDDQQLKTEKYQRTDYQNETLGINDIKVENYSESEN; encoded by the exons atgggTGGAAATTCTGAATACAGCAGAGATGATGACACCGGTTTAACCATTATTCAATCACTCTGCATGAACTGTCATAAAGAAGGtgaaacaaaattattacttaCTTCCATTCCACAATTCAGAgatgtaatattaatgtcATTTGAATGTCCACATTGtggatttaaaaataacgAGATCCAATCGGGAGGTGTTTTGCAAGATAAGGGCGAGTGTATAGAGTTGGTTGTAACAAATGTTTCTGATTTAGATAGACAAATCGTCAAATCAGAATTTGCAACTATTTCTATATTGGAGCAAGAGCTTGATATTCCTCCATCTACTCAAAAAGGAGTAATTTCAACAATTGAAGGTATAATCACAAAAACTATCCAAGGCCTTTCACTCAACCAAGAAGCAAGAATTGCTCAAGATCAAGAAGTAGGTGggaaaattgaaaaaattattaacaatttAAAAGGATATCTAGAAGGTAAGGGACTTCCTTTTACTATCAAACTAGATGATCCAAGTGGAAATAGCTTTATCCAAAATCCAATTGCACCCCTTGTTGACCATAATATGAAAAGAAAACTTTATGATCGAACAAAGGAGCAGCTGGAAGAAATGGGATACTATGGAGTTCAGAATCTAAAGGACGATGAAAGCCAGCGTATTTCTACATACCAAccaaaaaaagataattcaAATGTAACATTCAGCAAAGGAGCTGACATACCTGAGCACTTAATCCCCCACTATATTGACTTGAATAAGAGTATAGAGGACCAAGGCGAGTTAGGTAGCAATGAAGATCGTATTAAGTTCGATGTACCATGCCCAAATTGTGGCAATAATGGAGAGAGTGACGTATGTGAAATAGATATCCCTGGCTTTAGAAGATGCCTTATTATGGCGTTTGTTTGCAATTTTTGTGGAATAAAAACTAATGAGTTAAAACCTTCAGGAGCATATGGAGAGCTCGCAAAAAAATG GATTTTGACTGTTGAAAGCGAACTTGACTTAAATAGAGACATCTTAAAAAGTGATACTGCTTCGATTGAGATTCCTGAAATTGAACTTGAAATGGGTATGGGATCTTTAGGATCACTGTTTACGACTGTTGAGGGTATGATTGTCAAAATTACAGACTCTTTGAAGGATTGCTTTACATTTCAAGGTGACTCTGCAACATCTGAACAAAAGAAAGGTTTCCAAAGAGTTATTGAAAAGCTGGAAAACTtgttagaaaaaaaagaaaagttcACTCTAATCATAGATGATGCAGCAGACCATAGCTTTATTGGCAAACGTATTGTTAATGGTCAATTTGTCCAGGATGATCAGCAATTGAAAACAGAAAAGTACCAACGTACTGATTATCAAAATGAAACACTTGGAATTAATGATATCAAAGTGGAAAATTACTCTGAATCCGAGAATTAA